The following are encoded in a window of Lates calcarifer isolate ASB-BC8 linkage group LG20, TLL_Latcal_v3, whole genome shotgun sequence genomic DNA:
- the sms gene encoding spermine synthase, translating into MALRHYTLDFNLSMAADSASTVPGLLSIFHEQEMTETVHDTNGHGYLATFVGKNGRLVILRVHSHGLVTIDLQCYEEDNIAQLDNLLNALEKKLKVLLNGNITRVKRLPALVRGAKVDRYWPTADGRLIEYDIDRVVYEEDSAYQNIKILHSQQFGNILVLNGDVNLAESDLAYTQAIIGSGKENYAGKEVLILGGGDGGILAEVVKQKPKMITMVEIDQKVIDGCKMHMRKTCGNILDNLKGDCYQILVEDCVPVLRKYVREGRTFDYVINDLTAVPISTEPEEDSTWEFLRLILDLSIKVLHPSGKYFTQGNSVNLTEALSLYEEQLGKLSCPVGFSKEVVCVPSYLELWVFYTIWKK; encoded by the exons ATGGCACTGCGACATTATACTCTCGACTTCAACCTCTCTATGGCAG CTGACTCTGCTTCGACAGTACCTGGCCTACTGTCCATATTTCATGagcaggaaatgacagagaCTGTCCATGATACAAACGGGCATGGATACCTTGCTACTTTTGTAGGCAAGAATGGCCG GCTTGTTATTCTGCGTGTGCACTCCCATGGGTTGGTCACCATTGATCTGCAGTGTTACGAAGAGGACAACATTGCACAACTAGACAAT CTTTTAAATGCACTGGAAAAGAAGCTAAAGGTTCTCTTAAATGGCAATATTACCCGGGTTAAGAG GCTCCCAGCCCTCGTACGAGGGGCAAAAGTTGACCGATACTGGCCCACAGCTGACGGCAGACTGATTGAGTATGACATTGACCGGGTGGTGTACGAAGAAGATTCTGCAtaccaaaacataaaaatattgcaCTCACAGCAGTTTGGAAACATTCTAGTACTCAATGGAGATGTTA ACCTGGCAGAGAGCGATCTGGCCTACACCCAAGCCATCATAGGTAGCGGAAAAGAGAATTATGCTGGAAAAGAGGTGCTGATATtaggaggaggtgatggaggcaTCCTTGCTGAGGTGGTCAAACAAAAGCCAAAGATGATCACCATGGTGGAGAT TGACCAGAAGGTGATAGATGGGTGCAAAATGCACATGAGAAAAACCTGCGGCAATATCCTTGACAACCTGAAGGGTGACTGTTACCAA ATACTAGTTGAGGACTGTGTCCCCGTGCTGAGGAAGTATGTCCGGGAAGGACGGACGTTCGATTACGTAATTAATGACCTCACTGCAGTTCCAATATCCACGGAGCCAGAAGAAG aCTCAACATGGGAGTTCCTGCGTCTCATTTTAGATCTGTCAATTAAAGTCCTGCACCCCAGTGGGAAATATTTCACACAG GGTAACAGCGTGAATCTGACAGAGGCACTGAGTCTGTATGAAGAACAGCTGGGAAAGCTCTCTTGTCCTGTGGGCTTCTCCAAagaggtggtgtgtgtgccCTCCTACTTGGAGCT CTGGGTTTTCTACACCATATGGAAGAAGTGA